GAGAggagccctgctcagctgttAACAcaggcaaacacacacacagctgaaaATAGCTGTGATGTCATCACTTCCACTGGAGATGTAAACAGAGACAAGTGGCAGCACGTTCAATGAACAGCCAGCACCTGACACAGTGGCCAGGGTGGTGTCAGCCTCTCCCTTGCCCAGGCCCTTTGTCCAGCCTCTTGTACACGCAGCACAAAGAGCCTCTGGGCTCAGGGACTCCTGGTGCCTCCTCTCTCTGTGTCTTTTGCACTTTTTAGGATCAAGTTAATCAATGCTGTAGCTTTCAGTGCTATTTTCAACGGTCCATTGTAGGAAATTAAAGTCACATCCTagccacaaaacaaaacaatgacaAAAATCTTCTCCACTTTTCAGTATAGTAAAACCTGAGATTTGAGTCACAAACTAGCTAAACTtacagtaaaaaaaccccaaacataaCCCAAGCTGCTGACTTCAATTAGGGCTTCAGTTTGCTgctgacaatttttttttttttaaagctgttggTCAGGGTTAATTATTTGTTACTACAGTTTTCAGCTGCCTGCACTGAAATGGGACAAAAGAATGCAGTTTCCCCTCAACATGTtctgaggagagctgggaaggccctgagggcaggaaggaTGCAGCTTTACACAGTGGCTCTGGTACCATCCCTCGCTGCCCATAAACCTCGTGGCAATGAGCACACGGAGCCCAAggtgagcagcagccagggtggGAGGGGAAGCAGCTGGGTCGCTGTTAAAAAcatgagcagggctgtgcctcaTCTCCTGTGAAACCTCCATCCTCGAGATGCAGGTGTCTGCCCTGGGGTGCAGAGGGTGAGAACGTGGTAGAGCCTTGAGCATCTGCAGTTCCACCCTGGAACTGCTCCATTAAGGACAAAACCCACCACAGCTCAAACTTTCTTTAAGGTTTCTTTACCTTAAAGAAACACCAAACATTTGAATTGTTTTTCGGCAATTGAATTGTTAATGGGCAAGAAAAGTGTGTTGTGGCCACTCGTACCAGCCACTTCTCTTGCACGTAGCTCCACGTAGCAACTACTCTTTTATAGCTTAGAAGCCAAAGCAGCTACCCCTCTCCCAGAAGCCAGTTTAGtatcaaaaatacaaatacTTTATCAAAAGACTGGGGGAAACAGTGCTAAGTATGGTTCATTCATCTTTTAAGATTAATTGCTACTGAGCCAACTGAAACACTTGTGCGTggacagctttaaaaaaaaaaattaaacgtGGCCAGTCATTACTTGTTCACATTGTTTATGAACTCACTACCAGCATGTGGCAGCCATAAAGCCCTagtttattttatgtatttttgaggtactggggttttttctttctctgaagcAGCTCTCTAGCGAATCACCTAAAGCCTATTCATTAGAACAATAGTTACACCAGTATTTACATTTGTCTGAACGGTGTGTTCAGACCAGCCTTGCTGTAACCGGTCCCTATGGCCTTTGGAATCGCTCCCAGTCTCCTTTTCTTTTAGGAAAAAGGTCTCCCTCCAGAGGTTGGCTCAGTGTCAGGGCTAAGGTGCACTGGTGAGGACGTGGGGCACGGGGAGGGAAGAACAAAACTAGTTCTGACAGGTAGGAGCATGGTTCAGTGAAAGCAGAGAAAGGGTTTGACACCAGAGAGCTTCCTTGTTAAAAGCCACTGAAAGGATGGGCAATCCATTGCACAGGGTTGCTTCCTCTGACAGGGAAAGGTCTGTGAAATGTTCTACCCTTCTCCCGGAGAGGAGAGAAGCCCAGCAGCAACCTCGGTCTCCCTGCAGTACCAcaccctttccctgctcccagcaaagCCTCCGGttcttccctctccccccaccTTTTTACCCAAAGTTTCAGATTTACAGGGACCTCTCACACGCcgggggagcagctctgccacagtCACAGGAGCCTCCGCCCCTCAGGACACTTCAATGATTTCCATGCTGCCTGAAAAGCTGGACTGACTGCCCACTTTGCCCAGTTCCTCTCTGGATCTGTTGTCCGCCAGGATGCTCTCCCCGAACTCCATCTGGCAGCTCCTGCGCTTGAACTGCTTCTCGAAGGAGCTCTCCTCGTGCCAGCTGCGCCGCGAGTCGCCGCGGTCGGCCTGGCGGGCCCGGCGGCGCACGGCGCTGGGCTGCTCGCAGCccgagggcagctggctgcAGCTATAGGCGGGGAAGGCGCCGCCGCCCCCGAACACCGCCGAGGCCGAGTAGAAATGCGAGGAGGACTCGGCGGCGAAATACCAGCTGTTGGTGAGGGACGAGGGCTGCGGGGCCAGGATGTCCGAGTGCCAGCCCTTGAGGCCCAGCCCCGCGGCGGACTtggccaggtgctgctggctggtgGAGAGCCCGAACACGAAGTTCGTTCTGTAGGTGTCCTCCACGCTGCCGCTGCGGTGCAGGGGGTACAGCAGGGACCGGCCCGCGTGTGGCCGTGAGGCCGCGCTGTCCAGCGGCCACGGGCTCGGGCCCTCCTGGGGTCGCGCCGCCTCCTCCTGGTCGGGGCTGCTCTCCGGGCTCTGCTCCGACACCTCCTGCACGGGGGAGAACTGGCACAGCTTGCCGCTACCCTCCAGGGCAGCCGCGTGTTTGTAGTACTCCAGCGTGTCCTCGGAGGAGGCGAAGCCCTGCACCGATGCGGTGACGCAGCTGCTGCTCGCTGAGTAGGACACGGATTTGATGTCCAGGGAAAAGGAGCGCTTCAGGCGGTTGCTGTCCTCCACCTTGTCCAGGGAGACGTGCAGCCCGTTGATGCCCTGCACCAGCGGGCCGTCCTCCAGCGGCGCCGGGTGCCCGCGGGTGTCCGTGGGCttgggctccagcagctccgAGGCGGCcgagaggcagagctggccgGGGGAGAGGCTGCTCTGGCCGCCCTCCAGCACCTGCACCTGCTCGCTGCTCTTCTCCAAGTGCAGCA
This Agelaius phoeniceus isolate bAgePho1 chromosome 5, bAgePho1.hap1, whole genome shotgun sequence DNA region includes the following protein-coding sequences:
- the DUSP16 gene encoding dual specificity protein phosphatase 16, whose amino-acid sequence is MAHEMIRTQLIVPEKLVALLESGTEKLLLIDSRPFVEYNTSHILDAININCSKLMKRRLQQDKVLITELIQHSAKHKIEIDCKQEVVVYDQSSKDVTSLSSDCFLTVLLGKLEKNFSSVYLLSGGFAEFSSSFPGLCEGKSTLIPTCISQPCLPVSNTGPTRILPHLYLGCQRDVLNKELMQQNDIGYVLNASNTCPKPDFIPESHFLRVPVNDSFCEKILPWLDKSVDFIEKAKASNGHVLVHCLAGISRSATIAIAYIMKRMDMSLDEAYRFVKEKRPTISPNFNFLGQLLDFEKKLKNQSGQPGPISKLKLLHLEKSSEQVQVLEGGQSSLSPGQLCLSAASELLEPKPTDTRGHPAPLEDGPLVQGINGLHVSLDKVEDSNRLKRSFSLDIKSVSYSASSSCVTASVQGFASSEDTLEYYKHAAALEGSGKLCQFSPVQEVSEQSPESSPDQEEAARPQEGPSPWPLDSAASRPHAGRSLLYPLHRSGSVEDTYRTNFVFGLSTSQQHLAKSAAGLGLKGWHSDILAPQPSSLTNSWYFAAESSSHFYSASAVFGGGGAFPAYSCSQLPSGCEQPSAVRRRARQADRGDSRRSWHEESSFEKQFKRRSCQMEFGESILADNRSREELGKVGSQSSFSGSMEIIEVS